A window of Xylophilus sp. GW821-FHT01B05 contains these coding sequences:
- a CDS encoding UvrD-helicase domain-containing protein produces the protein MQVLIYAGLDPAKLRSKFEKVCAAIERGDFRSIDMKKLAPTRYYRAKLDDASRLLVQFVQHGGQAACLALEIIAHHAYDKSRFLRGVRVDEALIEDATPDEARAGAEAVRYLHPGRGVFHLLDKPISFDDAQDAIYRLPPPLVLVGSAGSGKTALTLEKLRHAEGEVLYVTQSPWLAQSARGLYYAHGYENPAQEAQFLSYREFLETLRVPPGREVDFTAFRDWFARHRQQYRFTDAHPCFEEFRGVIGSQPEGVLTREAYLALGPRQSIFEAAQREAVYELFGKYRQWLAASGLFDSNLVAHEWQALAQPQYDFVVIDEVQDLTNAQLALVLRTLKTAGQFMLCGDSNQIVHPNFFSWSAVKSLFWRDPALAERQTLSVLGVNYRNAREVTRVANALLKIKHARFGSIDRESNHLVQPASGVDGEVRLLPDKDAVKRDLDARTRGSTQFAVLVLRDEDKAEARSVFRTPLVFSVHEAKGLEYPNIILYRFVSAQRAAYAEICEGVDADDLKRDTLDYRRAKDKHDRALELWKFYVNALYVAITRAVERLYLVESDLAHPLLQLLEVRESAERLDVQAAQSSREDWEREAHRLEQQGKQEQADAIRQSILKTRPVPWPVADAALLNTSMARAYDPKEISAKPRQQLLDSALWHYLDDHILALDGDMHWPVAVQLVAKAREGALLRAQQALGVRHLAAYEKKNFKDILQQCDQYGVDHRTVTDATPLMLAARTGNVPLVEALLARGADIGRRDLFGHSAQSLALARAACDPGYAAGAFGEVHRLVAPPTFDIEVDGRLVRLHEHQGEYLLLQLMLAGLKTLASLMYNMPQHDVRRLAGFDAAYLMRGIEHFPHAVWREERRKRVYFNGVLARAEVDSSYAPARKLWLRTRNGHYLPNPALRLRVRGADGQEEWQPVYRVLNLGMVERGNGRGGGQLGGAYRRMLAEAGLAVEGGLPQLWS, from the coding sequence ATGCAGGTCCTGATCTACGCCGGGCTTGACCCAGCCAAGCTGCGCAGCAAGTTTGAGAAAGTCTGCGCTGCCATCGAGCGCGGTGACTTCCGCAGCATCGACATGAAAAAGCTGGCGCCCACGCGCTACTACCGCGCCAAGCTCGACGACGCCAGCCGCTTGCTGGTGCAGTTTGTGCAGCACGGTGGCCAGGCGGCTTGCCTGGCATTGGAAATCATTGCCCACCATGCCTACGACAAGTCGCGCTTCTTGCGCGGGGTGCGGGTAGACGAGGCGCTGATCGAGGACGCCACGCCCGACGAGGCGCGCGCCGGGGCTGAAGCGGTGCGCTACCTGCACCCGGGGCGCGGCGTGTTCCATCTGCTGGACAAGCCGATCTCCTTCGATGACGCGCAGGACGCGATCTACCGGCTGCCGCCGCCCCTGGTGCTGGTTGGCTCGGCCGGTTCGGGCAAGACCGCGCTCACGCTGGAGAAGCTGCGCCATGCCGAGGGCGAGGTGCTCTACGTCACCCAGTCGCCCTGGCTGGCGCAGAGCGCGCGCGGCCTCTACTACGCGCACGGCTACGAAAACCCGGCGCAAGAGGCGCAGTTTCTGTCCTACCGTGAGTTCCTGGAGACGCTGCGCGTGCCGCCAGGGCGCGAGGTTGACTTCACCGCCTTCCGTGACTGGTTTGCGCGGCACCGCCAGCAGTACCGCTTTACCGATGCGCACCCCTGCTTCGAGGAGTTTCGCGGCGTGATCGGCAGCCAGCCCGAGGGCGTGCTCACGCGCGAGGCCTACCTGGCGCTGGGGCCGCGCCAGTCGATCTTCGAGGCCGCGCAGCGCGAGGCCGTCTATGAGCTGTTTGGCAAGTACCGCCAGTGGCTGGCGGCCAGCGGCCTGTTCGACAGCAACCTTGTCGCCCACGAGTGGCAGGCGCTGGCGCAGCCGCAGTACGACTTCGTCGTGATCGACGAGGTGCAGGATCTGACCAACGCCCAGCTCGCGCTGGTGCTGCGCACGCTCAAGACCGCGGGCCAGTTCATGCTGTGCGGCGACTCGAACCAGATCGTGCACCCCAACTTCTTTTCGTGGAGCGCGGTCAAGAGCCTGTTCTGGCGCGACCCGGCACTGGCCGAGCGCCAAACCTTGTCGGTGCTGGGGGTGAACTACCGCAACGCGCGTGAAGTCACCCGCGTGGCCAACGCCTTGCTCAAGATCAAGCACGCGCGCTTTGGCTCCATCGACCGGGAAAGCAACCACCTGGTGCAGCCGGCCTCGGGCGTGGACGGCGAGGTTCGCCTGTTGCCCGACAAGGATGCGGTCAAGCGTGATCTGGACGCCCGCACGCGCGGCTCCACCCAGTTTGCCGTGCTGGTGCTGCGCGACGAGGACAAGGCAGAGGCGCGCAGCGTGTTCCGCACGCCGCTGGTGTTCTCGGTGCACGAGGCCAAGGGGCTGGAGTACCCGAACATCATCCTCTACCGCTTTGTTTCGGCCCAGCGCGCGGCTTATGCGGAGATCTGCGAAGGCGTCGATGCCGACGACCTGAAGCGCGACACGCTGGACTACCGCCGCGCCAAGGACAAGCACGACCGCGCGCTCGAACTCTGGAAGTTCTACGTCAACGCGCTCTACGTGGCGATCACGCGCGCGGTAGAGCGCCTCTACCTGGTCGAGAGCGATCTTGCACACCCGCTGCTGCAATTGCTGGAGGTGCGCGAAAGCGCCGAGCGCCTCGACGTGCAGGCGGCCCAGTCCAGCCGTGAAGACTGGGAGCGTGAGGCGCACCGGCTGGAGCAGCAGGGCAAGCAGGAGCAGGCTGACGCCATTCGCCAGTCCATCTTGAAGACCCGGCCGGTGCCCTGGCCGGTAGCGGATGCCGCACTGCTGAACACCAGCATGGCGCGTGCCTATGACCCAAAGGAGATATCCGCCAAGCCGCGCCAGCAGTTGCTGGACTCTGCGCTTTGGCACTATCTGGACGACCACATCCTGGCGCTGGACGGAGACATGCACTGGCCGGTGGCCGTGCAATTGGTGGCCAAGGCGCGGGAAGGCGCCCTCCTGCGCGCGCAGCAGGCCTTGGGGGTGCGCCACCTAGCCGCCTACGAGAAGAAGAACTTCAAGGACATCCTGCAGCAGTGCGACCAGTACGGCGTGGACCACCGCACCGTCACCGATGCCACCCCGCTGATGCTGGCGGCCCGCACCGGCAACGTGCCGCTGGTCGAGGCGCTGCTGGCGCGCGGCGCCGACATCGGGCGGCGCGACCTGTTCGGCCATAGCGCCCAGTCCCTGGCACTGGCGCGCGCAGCCTGCGATCCAGGCTATGCCGCAGGCGCCTTCGGTGAGGTGCATCGCCTGGTCGCGCCACCCACCTTCGACATCGAGGTCGATGGCCGCTTGGTGCGCTTGCACGAGCACCAGGGTGAGTACCTGCTGCTGCAGCTCATGCTGGCAGGCCTCAAGACCCTGGCTTCACTGATGTACAACATGCCGCAGCACGACGTGCGCCGCCTTGCGGGCTTTGATGCGGCCTACCTGATGCGTGGCATCGAGCACTTTCCGCATGCGGTCTGGCGCGAAGAGCGGCGCAAGCGCGTCTACTTCAACGGCGTGCTGGCCCGCGCCGAGGTGGACAGCAGCTACGCGCCCGCGCGCAAGCTCTGGCTGCGTACGCGCAATGGCCACTACCTGCCCAACCCGGCGCTGCGCCTGCGGGTGCGCGGAGCCGACGGGCAGGAGGAGTGGCAACCGGTCTACCGCGTGTTGAACCTGGGCATGGTCGAGCGCGGCAATGGCCGTGGCGGCGGCCAGCTCGGCGGCGCCTACCGGAGGATGCTGGCTGAGGCCGGGCTCGCGGTAGAGGGCGGGCTGCCGCAGCTGTGGTCGTAG
- the htpX gene encoding protease HtpX yields MKRIALFVLTNLAVVLVLGIVASLLGVNRFLTSNGLNLGALLGFALIMGFGGAIISLLISKPVAKWSSGVRVINQPANADEAWIVETVRKFADKAGIGMPEVGIFEGDPNAFATGAFKNSALVAVSTGLLQGMTREEIEAVIGHEVAHIANGDMVTMTLIQGVMNTFVVFLSRVIGYAVDSFLNKNNENRSGPGIGYYVTTIVLDIVLGFAAAIVVAWFSRQREFRADAGAAQLMGRKQPMINALARLGGMTPGELPKSVQAMGITGGIGKLFSSHPPIEQRIAALQTA; encoded by the coding sequence ATGAAACGCATCGCTCTGTTCGTTCTTACCAACCTGGCCGTCGTCCTCGTGCTGGGCATCGTCGCCAGCCTGCTTGGCGTCAACCGCTTCCTTACGTCCAACGGCCTCAACCTGGGCGCCTTGCTGGGTTTTGCGCTCATCATGGGCTTTGGCGGCGCCATCATTTCGCTGCTCATCAGCAAGCCTGTTGCCAAGTGGAGCTCGGGCGTGCGCGTCATCAACCAGCCCGCCAACGCTGACGAAGCCTGGATCGTCGAGACCGTGCGCAAGTTCGCCGACAAGGCCGGCATCGGCATGCCGGAAGTCGGCATCTTCGAAGGCGACCCGAATGCCTTCGCTACCGGCGCCTTCAAGAACAGCGCCCTGGTCGCGGTTTCCACCGGCTTGCTGCAAGGCATGACGCGCGAAGAGATCGAGGCCGTGATCGGCCACGAGGTGGCCCACATCGCCAACGGCGACATGGTCACCATGACGCTGATCCAGGGCGTGATGAACACCTTCGTCGTGTTCCTGTCGCGCGTCATCGGCTATGCCGTCGACAGCTTCCTGAACAAGAACAACGAGAACCGCTCCGGCCCCGGCATCGGCTACTACGTGACGACCATCGTGCTCGACATCGTGCTGGGCTTTGCCGCGGCCATCGTCGTCGCCTGGTTCTCGCGCCAGCGCGAGTTCCGCGCCGACGCCGGCGCCGCCCAACTCATGGGCCGCAAGCAGCCCATGATCAACGCGCTGGCCCGCCTGGGCGGCATGACGCCGGGCGAGCTGCCCAAGAGCGTGCAGGCCATGGGCATCACCGGCGGCATCGGCAAGCTGTTCTCTTCGCACCCGCCGATCGAACAACGCATCGCTGCGCTGCAGACGGCCTGA
- a CDS encoding choice-of-anchor U domain-containing protein, whose protein sequence is MPALHRFLIPLALLLGLHGAAQAAICRVAADGSADADAAADGSSWTPATTLQAALGNANCDEIWVQQGLYKPTTDTNRTVSFAINRPLKLYGGFAGTETALAQRSGGSSSTTLSGDIGTAGDSSDNSYHVLVIGGTGATGNGSYTSADTVVDGFTVTAGQADGGSFPHYYGGGLYCNGSGAGKVCSPLLAGLVFQGNAAAYGGAIYNSGNSGGSSSPAITNTTFSGNSATYGYGGAIYNEGYAGNSSPAITNATFGGNSAAGYGGAIFNNGNFGGNSSPAITNTTFSGNSAAFGGAIYNYGGSGSSSPAITNATFSGNSAAGGGAIYNYGSSGSSSPAITNATFSGNSATGYGGAIYSYGFGSTSRPSVTRSVFWGNTAGSGPQAWTSSNAQITFNNSLIQGGCASSGDGGGGGACPGPDPLLTADPLLGPLQNNGGPTPTMLPAANSPVIDAGGACTGSDQRGVARPQGGACDLGAVERIAQADHALSVAASGPGRVSAAALPAPISGSIAQCRAASGSCSASYTAIETTPQVSVTLTATPDAGQVFAGWGGACIGSGTASTCTVAMDQARSVSAAFMFADQVLSATVTGPGTVEASPAPAGGGGLSACRAGSGTCSATYTGQSVATSVTLTATPDAGQVFTGWGGDCIGTGTCTVAMDQARSVSAAFALLSYTGTAPGGTGSTTAVLDSDGAGCVLDPAAASFTAPANPPAGVTFPQGVFAFRATGCTSSVAAPAVLTVTLTYPQALPPGAQYWKFGPSAANPVPHWFVLAGATLNGNTVSFQLTDNGDGDSDPALGSITDPGGPGVLAVAAGGVTAIPVDAPWMLGLLTLLLGGAAWRAKRVGYRQGQGHSFIDG, encoded by the coding sequence ATGCCCGCCTTGCACCGCTTCCTCATCCCTCTGGCCCTGCTGCTGGGCCTGCACGGCGCCGCCCAGGCCGCCATCTGCCGCGTGGCCGCTGACGGCAGTGCTGACGCCGACGCCGCCGCCGACGGCAGCAGTTGGACCCCGGCCACCACGCTGCAGGCGGCGCTGGGCAATGCCAACTGCGACGAGATCTGGGTCCAGCAGGGCCTGTACAAACCCACCACCGACACCAACCGCACGGTCAGCTTTGCCATCAACCGCCCGCTCAAGCTCTACGGCGGCTTCGCCGGCACGGAAACCGCGCTGGCGCAGCGCAGCGGCGGCAGCAGCAGCACCACGCTCTCGGGCGACATCGGAACGGCGGGCGACAGCAGCGACAACAGCTACCACGTGCTGGTCATAGGCGGGACGGGCGCTACCGGCAACGGCAGCTACACCAGCGCCGATACCGTGGTCGATGGCTTCACGGTGACGGCGGGGCAGGCGGATGGGGGTTCGTTTCCTCACTACTACGGCGGCGGCCTCTACTGCAATGGCAGCGGGGCGGGCAAGGTGTGCAGCCCGCTGCTGGCCGGGCTGGTCTTCCAGGGCAATGCAGCCGCCTACGGCGGGGCGATCTACAACAGCGGCAACTCCGGCGGCAGCAGCAGCCCCGCCATCACCAACACCACCTTCAGCGGCAATTCAGCCACCTACGGCTACGGCGGGGCGATCTACAACGAAGGCTACGCAGGCAACAGCAGCCCCGCCATCACCAACGCCACCTTCGGCGGCAATTCAGCCGCCGGCTACGGCGGGGCGATCTTCAACAATGGCAACTTCGGCGGCAACAGCAGCCCCGCCATCACCAACACCACCTTCAGCGGCAATTCAGCCGCCTTCGGCGGGGCGATCTACAACTATGGCGGCTCCGGTAGCAGCAGCCCCGCCATCACCAACGCCACCTTCAGCGGCAATTCAGCCGCCGGCGGCGGGGCGATCTACAACTATGGCAGCTCCGGTAGCAGCAGCCCCGCCATCACCAACGCCACCTTCAGCGGCAATTCAGCCACCGGCTACGGCGGGGCGATCTACAGCTATGGCTTTGGCTCGACCAGCCGCCCCAGCGTGACCCGCTCGGTGTTCTGGGGCAATACGGCTGGCAGCGGTCCCCAGGCGTGGACTAGTAGCAACGCCCAGATCACCTTCAACAACAGCCTGATCCAAGGGGGCTGCGCCAGCAGTGGTGACGGCGGCGGCGGCGGCGCGTGCCCCGGCCCCGACCCGCTGTTGACCGCTGACCCGCTACTCGGCCCCCTGCAGAACAACGGCGGCCCCACGCCCACCATGCTGCCGGCGGCCAATAGCCCGGTCATCGATGCGGGCGGCGCCTGCACCGGTAGCGACCAGCGCGGCGTGGCCCGCCCGCAGGGCGGTGCCTGCGATCTGGGGGCGGTGGAGCGGATCGCCCAGGCCGACCATGCCCTGAGCGTGGCCGCCAGCGGCCCGGGCCGGGTCAGTGCGGCGGCCTTGCCTGCCCCGATCAGCGGCAGCATCGCCCAGTGCCGCGCGGCCAGCGGCAGTTGCAGTGCGAGCTATACCGCCATAGAGACGACCCCGCAGGTCAGCGTCACCCTCACGGCCACGCCCGATGCGGGGCAGGTCTTTGCGGGCTGGGGCGGGGCCTGCATTGGCTCGGGCACGGCCAGCACCTGCACGGTGGCGATGGACCAGGCGCGCAGCGTGAGTGCGGCGTTCATGTTCGCGGACCAGGTGTTGAGCGCTACGGTCACCGGCCCCGGCACGGTGGAGGCCAGCCCCGCGCCCGCCGGTGGTGGCGGTCTGTCCGCCTGCCGCGCGGGCAGTGGCACTTGCAGCGCCACCTACACGGGCCAGAGTGTGGCGACCAGCGTCACCCTCACGGCCACGCCCGATGCGGGGCAGGTCTTCACCGGCTGGGGCGGGGACTGCATTGGCACGGGCACCTGCACGGTGGCGATGGACCAGGCGCGCAGCGTGAGTGCGGCCTTTGCCTTGCTGAGCTATACCGGTACGGCGCCTGGCGGCACGGGCAGTACCACGGCGGTGCTGGACAGCGATGGTGCGGGCTGCGTGCTGGACCCGGCGGCGGCATCCTTTACGGCCCCGGCCAACCCGCCGGCCGGGGTGACGTTCCCGCAGGGGGTGTTTGCCTTCCGCGCCACGGGCTGCACCAGCAGCGTGGCGGCGCCGGCGGTGCTGACGGTGACGCTGACCTACCCGCAGGCCCTGCCCCCCGGGGCGCAGTACTGGAAGTTTGGCCCGAGCGCGGCCAACCCTGTGCCGCATTGGTTCGTGCTGGCGGGCGCCACCCTCAACGGCAATACCGTGAGCTTCCAGCTCACCGACAACGGCGACGGCGACAGCGACCCAGCCCTGGGCAGCATCACCGACCCGGGCGGCCCGGGCGTGCTGGCGGTGGCCGCTGGCGGCGTGACGGCGATCCCGGTGGATGCGCCCTGGATGCTGGGGCTGTTGACGCTGTTGCTGGGCGGGGCGGCTTGGCGTGCGAAGCGGGTGGGCTACAGGCAGGGCCAAGGGCACTCATTTATTGATGGCTGA
- a CDS encoding DUF3025 domain-containing protein has protein sequence MNTLAGFEAAVHWAQPWLAPWRDIGSAVQQRIASGAGVAAALDAACAGPVRFVPQAALPTGMAYESFIAERGQVPTRDSLHDFFNGLVWWRFPQAKVQLNRLQAGAIAAAGVGSVRGPLRDAITVFDENGAVLAAPDVLWQALLARDWQALFVTHRARWAEARLLLFGHALLEKLVAPRKAVVAHVLCRPLAMADMAHADDWLAQQLQADALAAKPFTPLPVLGVPGWWPANAQPGFYDDAQVFRCAPGLSGPRAGF, from the coding sequence GTGAACACCTTGGCTGGATTTGAGGCAGCAGTGCATTGGGCGCAGCCCTGGCTAGCGCCCTGGCGCGACATCGGCTCGGCGGTGCAGCAGCGGATCGCCTCCGGCGCCGGCGTGGCCGCTGCGCTGGATGCCGCCTGCGCCGGCCCGGTGCGCTTTGTGCCGCAGGCCGCGCTGCCCACGGGCATGGCCTACGAAAGCTTTATCGCCGAGCGCGGCCAGGTGCCCACGCGGGACAGCCTGCATGACTTCTTCAATGGCCTGGTCTGGTGGCGCTTTCCGCAGGCCAAGGTGCAGCTCAACCGGCTGCAGGCCGGCGCCATCGCGGCGGCCGGCGTGGGCAGCGTGCGCGGCCCGCTGCGCGACGCCATCACCGTGTTCGACGAGAACGGCGCCGTGCTGGCCGCGCCCGATGTGTTGTGGCAAGCGCTGCTGGCGCGCGACTGGCAGGCGCTTTTTGTCACCCACCGCGCGCGCTGGGCCGAGGCGCGGCTGCTGCTGTTTGGCCATGCGCTGCTGGAGAAGCTGGTGGCACCGCGCAAAGCGGTGGTCGCCCATGTCCTGTGCCGGCCTCTGGCGATGGCAGACATGGCCCATGCCGACGACTGGCTGGCGCAGCAACTGCAAGCGGACGCGCTGGCCGCCAAGCCCTTCACGCCGCTGCCGGTGCTGGGCGTGCCGGGCTGGTGGCCGGCCAATGCGCAGCCGGGCTTCTACGACGATGCGCAGGTGTTCCGGTGCGCACCAGGTCTTTCCGGCCCGCGTGCGGGTTTTTAG
- a CDS encoding NYN domain-containing protein has translation MLHAKPDTTAFLIDADNLSPAAVEEAFAKLGDLPGAITVRRAYGGAEKLAGLREVMQRHAVRGFLNHGKGSTDVALAVDAIDLLHQLGPSTVAIGSGDADFVPLVVRLREAGVRVICFAQADKASTDIAQAYDAVIHVGGRVSAPLEPRPRPSLVVTAPVAEPAPVRARRSTRPTAVPAPVPAPPVARPDPAERDVPEQLRQVLAAIPDWKVGSTKQLNALGKPLHDAGIKKGSKPLHDLFRKYPAYFEIHPKDGPARQIRLLRRP, from the coding sequence ATGCTTCACGCGAAACCCGACACCACGGCCTTCCTGATCGATGCCGACAACCTGTCCCCGGCGGCGGTGGAGGAAGCGTTCGCAAAGCTGGGCGACCTGCCCGGTGCCATAACGGTGCGCCGTGCCTACGGCGGCGCAGAGAAGCTCGCCGGCCTGCGCGAGGTGATGCAGCGCCATGCGGTGCGCGGCTTTCTCAACCACGGCAAGGGCTCGACCGACGTGGCGCTGGCGGTGGACGCGATCGACCTGTTGCACCAATTGGGGCCGAGCACCGTGGCGATCGGCTCGGGCGATGCCGACTTTGTGCCGCTGGTGGTGCGGCTGCGCGAGGCCGGCGTGCGCGTGATCTGCTTTGCGCAGGCCGACAAGGCCTCCACCGATATCGCCCAGGCCTATGACGCGGTGATCCATGTCGGCGGGCGTGTGTCGGCGCCGCTGGAGCCGCGGCCACGGCCTTCGCTGGTGGTCACGGCACCCGTAGCCGAGCCCGCACCGGTGCGCGCGCGGCGCAGCACGCGTCCCACGGCAGTGCCGGCCCCCGTGCCCGCGCCGCCCGTCGCGCGGCCCGACCCGGCCGAGCGCGATGTACCCGAGCAACTGCGCCAGGTGCTGGCCGCCATCCCCGACTGGAAGGTCGGCAGCACCAAGCAGCTCAACGCGCTGGGCAAGCCCTTGCACGACGCCGGCATCAAGAAAGGCAGCAAGCCGCTGCACGACCTGTTTCGCAAGTACCCGGCTTACTTTGAGATCCATCCCAAGGACGGTCCGGCGCGCCAAATCAGGCTCTTGCGCAGGCCGTAG
- the pyrC gene encoding dihydroorotase has product MTIDSLTIIRPDDWHLHVRDGAALQAVVPASARQMARALIMPNLRPPVTTALLAADYRDRIRAAVPAGVAFEPLMSLYLTDRLPPEEIARAKAAGVVALKLYPAGATTNSDAGVTDIRNTYPTLEAMQKHGLLLLIHGEVADPAVDVFDREAVFVERVLIPLRRDFPELKIVFEHLTTKEGADYVASADRFVAATITPQHLLYNRNAIFTGGIRPHYYCLPILKREVHRQALVAAATSGSAKFFLGTDSAPHAAHLKEHASGCAGCYSALTGLELYAEAFDNAGALDKLEGFASLHGPDFYGLPRNTDTVTLRRESWTVPESVPYGETILKPLRGGESLAWRLVAD; this is encoded by the coding sequence ATGACCATCGACTCCCTCACGATCATCCGTCCCGACGACTGGCATCTGCATGTGCGCGACGGCGCCGCCCTGCAGGCCGTCGTGCCCGCCAGCGCGCGCCAGATGGCCCGCGCGCTGATCATGCCCAACCTGCGCCCGCCCGTGACCACCGCGCTGCTGGCGGCCGACTACCGCGACCGCATCCGTGCCGCCGTGCCTGCCGGCGTGGCCTTCGAGCCGCTGATGTCGCTCTACCTTACCGACCGCCTGCCGCCCGAGGAAATCGCCCGTGCCAAGGCCGCCGGCGTGGTCGCGCTCAAGCTCTACCCGGCCGGTGCCACCACCAACAGCGATGCCGGCGTGACCGACATCCGCAACACCTATCCCACGCTGGAGGCCATGCAGAAGCACGGCCTGCTGCTGCTGATCCACGGCGAGGTGGCCGACCCGGCGGTGGACGTGTTTGACCGCGAAGCGGTGTTTGTCGAGCGCGTGCTGATCCCGCTGCGCCGCGATTTCCCCGAGCTGAAGATCGTGTTCGAGCACCTGACCACCAAGGAAGGCGCCGACTACGTGGCCAGCGCCGACCGCTTCGTGGCCGCCACCATCACGCCGCAGCATCTGCTCTACAACCGCAACGCCATCTTCACCGGCGGCATCCGCCCGCACTACTACTGCCTGCCGATCCTGAAGCGCGAGGTGCACCGCCAGGCGCTGGTCGCCGCCGCCACCAGCGGCAGTGCCAAGTTCTTCCTGGGCACCGACAGCGCGCCGCATGCCGCGCACCTGAAGGAACACGCCAGCGGCTGCGCCGGCTGCTACAGCGCACTGACCGGGCTGGAGCTGTATGCCGAGGCCTTCGACAACGCTGGCGCGCTCGACAAGCTCGAAGGCTTTGCCAGCCTGCACGGCCCCGATTTTTACGGCCTGCCGCGCAACACCGACACCGTCACGCTGCGCCGCGAGAGCTGGACCGTGCCCGAGTCCGTGCCCTATGGCGAGACCATCCTCAAGCCGTTGCGCGGGGGCGAGAGTCTGGCCTGGCGGCTGGTCGCGGACTGA
- a CDS encoding cache domain-containing protein, producing MSSRLKIFFLAIVPLLVSLALIAYAVRDQQQRLSRSEQALVREEYMSARQAELRNYVQLAVSTIRPLYDAAPGEDRRAEALRLLGSLDYGNDGYFFVYDLQGHTLMHSREPELVGKNLWELRDPQGRPTIQQLIARANEGGGYIEYIWHKPSSGQPAKKLGYVVALPRWGWMIGTGLYLDDIDTTLQQLEAQVGGNVAGTMAWIGGIAVAALAVISACGLLLKFSEQRVADARLRLLGRRVGQLQEEERAHLARELHDGAGQTLVSAKLMIESAVEGLEGLGNSDAAARHDLGRALDCIKRTLQEIRRIAHRLRPALLDTLGLPAALQHLGSEFDADGRIAVDINLLGTERELPDEVKTVLFRVAQEALANISKHAGATHVVLTLEFRAAGGVDLHITDNGQGFDTEAAALQTEGIGLRNMRERVSAIGGRMQLASRPGLGTEIDVHLPAQVLQWQYAATMET from the coding sequence ATGTCCTCCCGACTCAAGATCTTCTTCCTGGCCATCGTCCCGTTGCTGGTATCGCTCGCGCTGATTGCCTACGCGGTGCGCGACCAGCAGCAGCGCCTCTCACGCAGCGAGCAGGCCCTGGTGCGCGAGGAATACATGAGCGCGCGCCAGGCCGAGCTGCGCAACTACGTACAACTGGCGGTCAGCACCATCCGCCCCTTGTACGACGCGGCACCGGGAGAAGACCGCCGCGCCGAGGCCTTGCGGCTGCTGGGCTCGCTCGACTATGGCAACGACGGCTACTTCTTCGTCTATGACCTGCAGGGCCACACCCTCATGCATTCGCGCGAGCCAGAGCTGGTCGGCAAGAACCTGTGGGAGCTGCGCGACCCGCAGGGCCGGCCCACCATCCAGCAACTGATCGCGCGGGCCAACGAGGGCGGCGGCTACATCGAGTACATCTGGCACAAGCCCTCCAGCGGCCAGCCAGCCAAGAAGCTGGGCTATGTGGTGGCGCTGCCGCGCTGGGGCTGGATGATCGGCACCGGGCTCTACCTGGACGACATCGACACCACGCTGCAGCAACTGGAGGCGCAGGTTGGCGGCAACGTGGCGGGCACCATGGCCTGGATCGGCGGCATCGCCGTGGCGGCGCTGGCCGTGATCAGTGCCTGCGGCCTGCTGCTGAAGTTCAGCGAGCAGCGGGTGGCCGATGCGCGCCTGCGGCTGCTGGGGCGGCGCGTGGGCCAGTTGCAGGAAGAAGAGCGCGCCCATCTCGCGCGCGAGCTGCACGACGGCGCCGGCCAGACGCTGGTGTCGGCCAAGCTGATGATCGAATCGGCCGTCGAGGGCCTTGAAGGCCTTGGCAATAGTGATGCTGCCGCCCGCCACGACCTGGGGCGCGCGCTCGACTGCATCAAACGCACGCTGCAAGAGATACGCCGTATCGCGCACCGGCTGCGGCCCGCGCTGCTGGATACCTTGGGGCTGCCGGCGGCGCTGCAACACCTGGGGTCGGAGTTTGATGCGGACGGGCGCATTGCCGTGGACATCAACCTGCTGGGCACCGAGCGCGAGCTGCCCGACGAAGTGAAGACGGTGCTGTTCCGCGTGGCGCAAGAGGCGCTTGCCAACATCAGCAAGCACGCAGGCGCGACGCATGTGGTGCTGACGCTGGAGTTCCGCGCCGCCGGCGGCGTCGACCTGCACATCACCGACAACGGCCAGGGCTTCGACACCGAGGCCGCCGCGCTGCAGACCGAAGGCATAGGCCTGCGCAACATGCGCGAGCGTGTGAGCGCCATCGGCGGCCGGATGCAGTTGGCCTCGCGGCCCGGCCTGGGGACCGAGATCGACGTGCATCTGCCGGCGCAGGTGCTGCAGTGGCAATACGCCGCCACCATGGAAACCTGA